ATGGAAACTACAATCATGTGGGAAGAACAAGTGGAAAAGGCCTTTTTCCTTTGTTGAACAGAAGGGAATTTTAGAATTGTCTTCATGATATATATGTAGGAGAGAACTACACATACCAGGGTAATGATGAGGGTCAGCACAGCACAGGCTATAACCATCTGCTCAATTAGCCACGTGTCTGAGCATGAGATTTTCAGGAGAGGAGATGCATCACAGCCAAAATGATCAATGACATTAGAGTCACAGAATTCCAGATTAAAACCTAAGCTAAGTGGTGGGAGGATGATCATAAATGCTGCCATCCAACAGCAGATAACCATGGTTTTACATACTTTGTTGCTCATGATTGTCATATAATGCAAGggtttacagatggccacatagcgatcataagACATGGTGGCCAAAAGGAAAAATTCAGTCACCCCAAAGAGATCTGTAAAAAATAGTTGAATGGCACATGCGTTGTAGGTAACTGTTCTGTCTCC
The DNA window shown above is from Elephas maximus indicus isolate mEleMax1 chromosome 4, mEleMax1 primary haplotype, whole genome shotgun sequence and carries:
- the LOC126075549 gene encoding olfactory receptor 6C68-like codes for the protein MRNHTAITTFILLGLTEDPQLQVLLFIFLLTTYVLSVTGNLTIITLTLVDPHLKTPMYFFLQNFSFLEISFTTACVPRFLYSISTGDRTVTYNACAIQLFFTDLFGVTEFFLLATMSYDRYVAICKPLHYMTIMSNKVCKTMVICCWMAAFMIILPPLSLGFNLEFCDSNVIDHFGCDASPLLKISCSDTWLIEQMVIACAVLTLIITLVCVVLSYIYIMKTILKFPSVQQRKKAFSTCSSHMIVVSITYGSCIFIYVNPSAKEEVEINKGVSVLISSISPMLNPFIYTLRNKQVKQSFNDSLKKIASLSKK